One part of the Cyanobacterium stanieri LEGE 03274 genome encodes these proteins:
- a CDS encoding DUF3370 domain-containing protein, with amino-acid sequence MLELLSLLIPVNLSPSIQQPKAIYTAQTNQAQQNTENQIRPLNGELNQVPVFNSNSPELVLGEGILLSTFPKGNQNNPDAHLDFAFNGEFDVFAHHVSRPPEEGDMRTLYIGILMHNPTDEDVNIYVLQGASYLSQPDAPFVSLPSQVSGRNIFAGPGSRVMGDILQNKRQDIFPESITIPAGESRMLLNVPIPIHSLTPPLNGRSTYVRLRSDGQIYMASLAMYREDEDDAPAISEWQEMLTNGELSSPRDLAPTPLDAEGAFRYGRVAGVSMGNMWKADLVDDNSQVLTIPNSGEAFSYGLSTLVRGRLGSEQVQTAPLAVRYSDTALEAHGNYGVQYSLTLPLYNPTDEEKTVRVKISTPIKKDVGNLEFLDEPGPQVFFRGLVQVKYTDDEGLPRWRYFHLVQRRGEEGQNLVTVTLPPNGNRLVSVDFLYPPDATPPQVLTVMTD; translated from the coding sequence ATGTTAGAGTTACTTTCACTACTAATCCCTGTCAATCTATCTCCCTCAATACAACAGCCCAAAGCGATATATACAGCTCAAACAAACCAAGCGCAACAAAACACAGAGAATCAAATTCGTCCCTTAAATGGTGAACTAAATCAAGTTCCCGTCTTTAATAGTAATAGTCCAGAATTAGTGCTAGGAGAAGGAATTTTACTTTCCACCTTTCCCAAAGGAAATCAAAATAATCCCGATGCCCATTTAGACTTTGCTTTTAATGGGGAATTTGATGTATTTGCCCACCACGTTTCCCGCCCCCCCGAAGAAGGAGACATGAGAACCCTTTATATTGGGATTTTAATGCACAATCCCACCGATGAGGACGTTAATATTTATGTCTTGCAAGGAGCAAGTTATCTAAGCCAACCCGATGCCCCTTTTGTTTCCCTACCTTCTCAGGTATCAGGGCGTAATATTTTTGCCGGGCCTGGAAGCAGAGTCATGGGCGATATATTACAAAACAAAAGACAGGATATTTTTCCTGAAAGTATTACTATTCCTGCGGGGGAAAGTCGTATGCTATTAAATGTACCCATTCCTATCCATAGTTTAACTCCTCCCCTGAATGGCCGCTCTACCTATGTCAGATTAAGAAGTGATGGACAAATATATATGGCAAGTTTGGCAATGTATCGAGAGGATGAAGACGATGCCCCCGCAATCTCGGAATGGCAGGAAATGTTAACCAATGGGGAGTTATCTTCCCCTCGGGATTTAGCCCCAACTCCCCTGGATGCAGAAGGTGCTTTTAGATATGGACGAGTGGCAGGGGTTTCGATGGGTAATATGTGGAAAGCCGACTTAGTGGATGATAATAGTCAGGTGTTAACCATTCCTAATAGTGGCGAGGCTTTTTCCTATGGTTTAAGTACCCTTGTGAGGGGGCGTTTGGGTTCTGAGCAAGTGCAGACTGCTCCTTTGGCGGTAAGATATTCTGATACGGCTTTAGAAGCCCATGGAAATTATGGGGTACAGTATAGTTTGACTTTACCGTTATATAATCCTACCGATGAGGAAAAAACGGTGAGGGTTAAAATTTCCACGCCCATTAAAAAGGATGTGGGGAATTTGGAATTTTTGGATGAGCCAGGGCCACAAGTATTTTTTAGGGGCTTGGTACAGGTGAAATATACCGATGATGAGGGTTTACCCCGTTGGCGTTATTTTCATTTAGTACAAAGAAGGGGAGAAGAAGGGCAGAATTTGGTAACGGTGACTTTACCGCCCAATGGTAATCGTTTGGTGTCGGTGGATTTTCTTTATCCTCCTGATGCTACTCCTCCTCAAGTTTTGACGGTGATGACTGATTAG
- a CDS encoding pentapeptide repeat-containing protein: MRKIPAFFCAIILVLSVIVLPQGAIAASSSFVTSTFESKSLKGEDFTEQNLQLAEFTKVNLEDAKFNDSDLRGAVFNGVNAERANFSGVDMSDGLVYVTSLNNTNLSNAIFRDAIMLRTTFKNANVEGADFTFAVLDSEQVNELCKNASGVNPVTNASTRQSLGCP; this comes from the coding sequence ATGCGTAAAATACCTGCTTTTTTTTGTGCCATTATTTTAGTGTTATCCGTGATTGTACTACCTCAAGGGGCGATCGCTGCTAGTTCTAGTTTCGTAACCTCCACCTTTGAAAGCAAAAGCCTAAAAGGAGAAGACTTCACCGAGCAAAACTTACAACTAGCAGAATTTACCAAAGTAAACCTAGAAGATGCCAAATTTAATGATAGCGATCTAAGGGGCGCTGTATTCAACGGGGTTAATGCCGAAAGAGCAAACTTTTCTGGGGTAGATATGAGCGATGGCTTAGTCTATGTCACCAGTTTAAATAATACAAATCTCAGCAACGCTATTTTTAGAGATGCCATCATGCTACGTACAACCTTCAAAAATGCCAACGTAGAAGGTGCAGACTTTACTTTTGCCGTGCTAGATAGCGAACAAGTAAACGAATTATGTAAAAACGCATCAGGTGTTAACCCCGTAACCAATGCTAGTACCAGACAATCATTAGGTTGCCCATAA
- the ahcY gene encoding adenosylhomocysteinase translates to MVAAAPTLKYDIKDINLADLGHQRIEWAGREMPVLKQIRDRFAKEKPFAGIRIVACCHVTTETAHLAIALKAGGADALLIASNPLSTQDDVAACLVRDYSIPVYAIKGEDNDTYHRHVQTALDHRPNIIIDDGSDVVATMVKERQEQLGDLLGTTEETTTGIVRLEAMFKDGVLTFPAMNVNDADTKHFFDNRYGTGQSTLDGIFRATNVLLAGKNLVVAGYGWCGKGVAMRGRGLGANVIVTEIDPIKAIEAAMDGFRVMPMDEAAKVGDVFVTVTGNKHIIRQEHFASMKDGAMVCNAGHFDIEIDLKSLANMAKEVKEVRNFTQQYILENGRSVIVLGEGRLVNLAAAEGHPSAVMDMSFANQALACEHLVKNQGSLEPGLHSIPTDVDKEIARLKLQAMGITIDALTPEQIEYMNSWTVGT, encoded by the coding sequence ATGGTTGCAGCAGCTCCCACGTTAAAATACGACATTAAAGATATTAATTTAGCTGATTTAGGTCATCAGAGAATTGAATGGGCAGGAAGAGAAATGCCCGTATTAAAACAAATTAGAGATCGTTTTGCCAAGGAAAAACCCTTCGCAGGTATTCGTATCGTTGCTTGTTGTCATGTTACCACTGAAACCGCCCACTTGGCGATCGCCCTTAAGGCAGGTGGTGCAGACGCGCTCCTTATTGCCAGTAACCCCCTCTCTACCCAAGATGACGTAGCCGCTTGTTTAGTAAGAGATTACTCCATCCCTGTCTATGCCATCAAAGGGGAAGATAACGACACCTACCATCGCCATGTCCAAACCGCCCTCGATCATCGTCCTAATATTATCATCGATGATGGTTCTGACGTAGTCGCTACCATGGTAAAAGAAAGACAAGAGCAACTCGGCGATTTATTAGGTACCACCGAAGAAACCACCACAGGTATCGTGCGCCTAGAAGCCATGTTCAAAGATGGGGTGCTAACTTTCCCCGCAATGAATGTAAACGATGCCGACACTAAACATTTCTTCGATAACCGCTACGGTACCGGGCAATCTACCCTAGACGGTATTTTCCGCGCCACTAACGTATTATTAGCAGGTAAAAATTTAGTAGTAGCAGGTTACGGCTGGTGTGGTAAAGGGGTTGCCATGCGTGGACGTGGTTTAGGCGCCAACGTCATCGTTACTGAAATTGATCCCATCAAAGCCATTGAGGCCGCTATGGATGGTTTTCGAGTAATGCCCATGGATGAAGCCGCCAAAGTTGGTGACGTATTCGTAACCGTAACAGGTAACAAGCACATCATCCGTCAAGAGCATTTTGCCTCCATGAAAGATGGGGCAATGGTATGTAATGCAGGACATTTTGACATTGAAATTGACCTCAAATCCCTTGCTAACATGGCAAAAGAAGTTAAGGAAGTACGTAACTTTACCCAACAATATATTCTCGAAAATGGTAGATCCGTTATCGTTTTAGGAGAAGGACGTTTAGTTAACCTCGCCGCCGCTGAGGGGCATCCTAGCGCAGTTATGGACATGAGTTTTGCTAACCAAGCCCTTGCCTGTGAGCATTTGGTTAAAAATCAAGGTTCTTTAGAACCAGGTTTACACTCCATTCCTACGGATGTGGATAAAGAAATCGCCCGTCTCAAACTTCAGGCTATGGGTATCACCATCGATGCTTTAACCCCTGAACAAATTGAGTACATGAACTCTTGGACTGTGGGAACTTAA
- a CDS encoding ABC transporter substrate-binding protein, producing MKQIFKKFKYLILGVICCGLIVACNNTATVNNNVDNQTENNGRISFGTTLRARTLDPADSYDLAGMNLIYNVGESLYTYDVGTTDLVPLLATEMPTVSDDGLVYTIPLRQGVKFHDGTDFNGEAMKFSLDRFMENGGKPSFLLTDIIEEVATTDEYELQIRLKQPFSAFPALLAFPGACAVSPAYYTIGEGEFQPNELVATGPYRLTSFNSDSARLDVFEDYWGEMPSNEGIDMQIFADNSANLYNSFITGAVDVAYQSFAPEQTISLLEDAQGGDFQALEGQGTVITYMSLNRNQPPLDQLEVRQAIALIMNRELMMERVTQGLAEPLYSMIPGAFDAYQPVFEQMYRDDNAQLAKELLTQAGFSAENPAQIEIWYPSTSRPRTAVANTLRAIAQQQLDGIIEFQPQGVESATAFSNLSQGTYQTFLGDWYPDFLDPDNYVHPFLSCPEGNQEDGCIEGGAQNQGSFFYNERVNELINNARSTNDPSQREQDLREIQEILAQEVPYIPIWQTKEYAFAQNNVEGVAINPSQTFPFSTISNQ from the coding sequence ATGAAGCAAATTTTCAAAAAATTTAAATATTTAATTCTTGGGGTTATTTGTTGCGGTTTAATTGTGGCTTGTAACAATACTGCCACGGTGAATAATAATGTCGATAATCAGACCGAAAATAATGGCAGAATTAGTTTTGGTACTACCTTAAGAGCCAGAACTTTAGATCCTGCGGATAGTTATGATTTGGCAGGAATGAACCTTATCTATAATGTGGGGGAAAGTCTCTACACTTATGATGTGGGTACAACGGATTTAGTGCCACTTTTGGCAACGGAAATGCCTACGGTGAGTGATGATGGTTTGGTTTATACTATTCCCCTACGACAAGGGGTTAAGTTCCATGATGGCACTGATTTTAATGGGGAGGCAATGAAGTTTTCTTTGGATAGATTTATGGAAAATGGGGGTAAACCTTCTTTTTTATTGACTGATATTATTGAGGAGGTTGCAACTACCGATGAGTATGAGTTACAAATTAGATTGAAACAGCCTTTTTCTGCTTTTCCTGCTTTGTTGGCTTTTCCTGGGGCTTGTGCGGTTTCTCCCGCCTATTACACCATTGGAGAGGGGGAGTTTCAACCTAATGAGTTGGTGGCAACCGGGCCTTATCGTCTCACTTCTTTTAATAGTGATTCGGCAAGGTTAGACGTGTTTGAAGATTATTGGGGAGAGATGCCTAGTAATGAGGGCATTGATATGCAAATTTTTGCGGATAATTCGGCTAATCTTTATAACAGTTTTATTACTGGGGCGGTGGATGTGGCTTATCAGTCTTTTGCCCCTGAGCAAACCATTAGTTTATTGGAAGATGCCCAAGGTGGAGATTTTCAAGCCTTGGAGGGGCAAGGCACGGTTATTACTTATATGTCTTTGAATCGTAATCAACCTCCTTTGGATCAATTGGAAGTACGTCAGGCGATCGCCCTTATAATGAATCGGGAGTTAATGATGGAGAGGGTAACCCAGGGTTTGGCGGAGCCTCTTTATTCGATGATTCCGGGGGCGTTTGATGCTTATCAACCTGTGTTTGAGCAGATGTATCGAGATGATAATGCACAGTTAGCTAAGGAGTTGTTAACCCAAGCTGGTTTTTCGGCGGAAAATCCTGCCCAAATCGAAATTTGGTATCCTTCCACTTCTCGCCCTCGTACCGCTGTAGCTAATACCCTAAGGGCGATCGCCCAGCAACAGTTAGACGGTATCATTGAATTTCAGCCCCAAGGGGTGGAAAGTGCCACGGCATTTAGTAACCTCAGTCAAGGTACTTATCAAACCTTTTTGGGGGATTGGTATCCCGACTTTTTAGATCCTGATAATTATGTTCATCCTTTCCTCAGTTGCCCTGAAGGAAACCAAGAGGACGGTTGCATTGAAGGAGGCGCCCAAAATCAAGGATCTTTTTTCTATAATGAGCGAGTTAATGAGTTAATTAATAATGCTAGAAGTACAAATGATCCTAGTCAACGGGAACAGGATTTACGGGAAATTCAAGAAATTTTGGCTCAAGAAGTTCCTTATATTCCCATCTGGCAGACTAAAGAATATGCTTTTGCCCAAAACAATGTGGAAGGAGTTGCCATTAATCCGAGTCAGACTTTTCCTTTTTCTACCATTAGCAATCAATAA
- the queG gene encoding tRNA epoxyqueuosine(34) reductase QueG, with product MNLTAEEVKQKAKEIGFHEVGIASVEEVGDYHQRAVNNLQNWLDKGYQADMAWMSNPKRQNIKECMAGVQSVISVALNYYTPHERSGNPEDAKISRYGWGRDYHRIIQKKLKIFAQWFKDKNIEARYYVDTGPIQDKVWAQKAGIGWIAKNGNVITRNYGSWVFLAEILVNIPLDVDKPHTNHCGTCSRCISACPTDAIREPFVVDANRCIAYHTIENRSEKLPGAIALNLNNWVAGCDICQDVCPWNQRFAQPTDVEDFNPYPENLNPKLRELAKLSEEQWDQRLTASALRRIKPAMWRRNAQAQLESSDHEG from the coding sequence ATGAATTTAACAGCGGAAGAAGTTAAACAAAAAGCTAAAGAAATTGGCTTCCATGAAGTGGGCATTGCATCGGTAGAAGAAGTAGGGGATTATCATCAAAGGGCTGTTAATAATTTGCAAAATTGGTTAGATAAAGGTTATCAAGCTGATATGGCATGGATGAGCAACCCTAAAAGGCAAAATATTAAGGAGTGTATGGCGGGGGTACAATCAGTTATTTCCGTGGCTCTCAATTACTATACTCCCCATGAACGTTCGGGCAACCCAGAGGATGCCAAAATTTCCCGTTATGGTTGGGGTAGGGATTATCATCGCATTATTCAGAAAAAGTTAAAGATTTTTGCTCAGTGGTTCAAGGATAAGAATATTGAAGCGAGGTATTATGTGGATACTGGCCCAATTCAAGATAAGGTATGGGCGCAAAAGGCTGGTATTGGTTGGATTGCGAAAAATGGTAATGTGATTACCCGTAATTATGGTAGTTGGGTTTTTTTGGCAGAAATTTTAGTTAATATTCCCCTAGATGTGGATAAACCCCATACTAATCATTGTGGTACTTGTAGCCGTTGTATTTCTGCTTGTCCGACGGATGCCATTAGAGAACCTTTTGTGGTGGATGCAAATCGGTGTATCGCTTATCATACCATTGAAAATCGCTCGGAAAAATTGCCTGGGGCGATCGCCCTTAACCTTAATAATTGGGTGGCAGGATGTGATATATGTCAAGATGTTTGCCCATGGAATCAAAGATTTGCTCAACCCACGGACGTAGAAGATTTCAACCCCTACCCCGAAAACCTCAACCCAAAATTAAGGGAATTGGCCAAACTCTCCGAGGAGCAATGGGATCAAAGATTGACCGCCTCAGCCCTCAGAAGGATAAAACCTGCCATGTGGCGCCGTAATGCCCAAGCCCAATTGGAGAGTAGTGATCATGAGGGGTAA
- a CDS encoding methyltransferase domain-containing protein: MSLYYILGAIALLLVVGIVIYLATPRSFETPDTVANSYDEWTDDGILEFYWGEHIHLGHYGSPPRKKDFLEAKADFVHEMVKWGGLDKLPEGTKVLDVGCGIGGSTRILAKSYGFDATGITISPKQVQRATELTPEGVSAKFQVDNALDLSFPDNSFDVVWSIEAGPHMPDKAKYAQEMMRVLKPGGTLVVADWNQRDDRQVPLNGWEKVVMRQLLDQWSHPSFSSIEGFSEQIAETGMVEGEVINADWTQETLPSWLESIWQGIVRPEGIIRFGVSGFIKSLREVPTMLLMRVGFGAGLCRFGMFKAIKSENVATTQAGTTSETVNA; this comes from the coding sequence ATGTCTCTATATTACATATTAGGTGCGATCGCCCTGCTCTTAGTGGTAGGAATCGTAATTTATTTAGCAACCCCCCGCAGTTTTGAAACCCCCGACACCGTGGCTAACTCTTACGATGAATGGACCGATGACGGTATCTTAGAATTTTATTGGGGAGAACATATCCACCTAGGACATTACGGCTCACCACCAAGAAAAAAAGACTTTTTAGAAGCCAAAGCCGACTTTGTCCATGAAATGGTGAAATGGGGCGGTTTAGATAAATTACCCGAAGGCACAAAAGTGTTAGACGTAGGTTGTGGTATAGGTGGCAGTACCCGTATTTTGGCCAAAAGCTATGGTTTTGATGCCACAGGTATTACCATTAGCCCTAAACAGGTACAAAGAGCCACAGAATTAACCCCCGAAGGCGTTAGCGCTAAATTTCAGGTAGATAACGCCCTAGATTTGTCTTTCCCCGACAACAGTTTTGATGTGGTATGGTCCATCGAAGCAGGTCCCCATATGCCCGACAAGGCAAAATATGCTCAAGAAATGATGCGAGTGCTTAAGCCTGGTGGAACTTTAGTGGTGGCAGATTGGAACCAAAGAGACGATCGCCAAGTACCCCTCAACGGATGGGAAAAGGTGGTAATGCGTCAATTATTGGATCAATGGTCCCATCCTTCCTTCTCCAGCATCGAAGGCTTTTCTGAACAAATTGCCGAAACTGGTATGGTAGAAGGGGAAGTAATTAACGCTGATTGGACGCAAGAAACCCTACCTTCTTGGTTAGAGTCCATCTGGCAAGGCATTGTAAGACCTGAAGGTATTATCCGTTTTGGGGTTTCTGGTTTTATTAAGTCTTTGCGTGAAGTGCCTACCATGTTATTAATGCGTGTGGGTTTTGGAGCTGGTTTATGTCGTTTTGGGATGTTCAAAGCTATCAAGTCTGAAAATGTAGCTACTACCCAAGCCGGTACTACTTCCGAAACCGTCAACGCTTAA
- a CDS encoding FAD-dependent monooxygenase has protein sequence MSEKIAIIGAGIGGLTLALALEKKGIDFHLYEQANSFEALGYGLQLSPNVVRILQDLGMGKELEAISHRCLGFELRSFETDRTLAQWKLDSDTPYYQCRRADLHQLLYNSLQNKNKISFAQKLQSYQVKDEQITLNFQNQDSVKVFALVGADGVRSHVRKTLFPQEKPQYAGYAAYRAILPFKTEYHSLMDKATVWMGENHHVVAYPNGNQNPWLNLVLVVKNAQWQEQGWTIPADKQEIAKSFQNKSKLLNTILTDLVSNPEPCYKWGLFDHQPLPFWTQGKITLLGDSAHPLLPFQAQGAAMAMEDAYILARCIDQKNTIEEAFIKYQDLRLKRTAKVQQTSRNNADIFHATGIKAMVRDMGLGLISMVNGQLLNQKTAWIYNYNALDLS, from the coding sequence ATGTCAGAAAAAATCGCTATTATTGGGGCAGGAATCGGAGGTTTAACCCTCGCCCTCGCTTTAGAGAAAAAAGGGATAGACTTTCACTTATATGAACAAGCAAACTCCTTTGAGGCATTGGGTTATGGGTTGCAGTTAAGCCCCAATGTGGTGAGAATATTACAAGATTTGGGCATGGGTAAGGAATTAGAAGCTATATCCCATCGATGTTTAGGATTTGAGTTAAGATCTTTTGAGACCGATCGCACCTTAGCCCAATGGAAGTTGGATAGTGACACCCCTTATTATCAATGTCGTCGAGCTGACTTACATCAATTATTATACAATTCCCTACAAAATAAAAATAAAATCAGTTTTGCTCAAAAATTGCAATCCTATCAGGTAAAAGATGAGCAAATTACTTTAAATTTCCAAAACCAAGACTCTGTAAAAGTTTTCGCTCTCGTGGGAGCAGATGGAGTGCGATCGCACGTTAGAAAAACCCTTTTCCCCCAAGAAAAACCCCAATATGCAGGATATGCCGCCTATCGAGCCATATTACCCTTCAAAACAGAATATCACTCCCTCATGGACAAAGCCACCGTATGGATGGGAGAAAATCATCACGTCGTTGCCTACCCCAACGGCAATCAAAACCCTTGGTTAAACCTCGTTTTGGTGGTAAAAAATGCCCAATGGCAAGAGCAGGGGTGGACAATTCCTGCGGACAAACAAGAAATCGCTAAAAGTTTCCAAAACAAATCGAAATTACTAAACACTATTTTAACTGACTTGGTATCCAACCCCGAACCTTGCTACAAATGGGGTTTATTCGACCATCAACCCCTACCTTTTTGGACTCAGGGCAAAATTACCCTTTTAGGAGATTCTGCCCATCCTTTGCTACCTTTTCAGGCTCAAGGAGCGGCCATGGCCATGGAAGATGCTTATATATTAGCCCGATGTATTGACCAAAAAAACACCATCGAAGAAGCATTTATCAAATACCAAGACTTGAGGCTAAAACGTACCGCCAAAGTACAACAAACTTCCCGCAACAACGCCGATATTTTTCACGCTACGGGTATTAAAGCTATGGTGAGGGATATGGGTTTAGGCTTGATTTCTATGGTTAATGGACAATTACTTAATCAAAAAACCGCTTGGATTTATAATTATAATGCTCTCGATCTCTCCTAG
- a CDS encoding IS607 family transposase produces MSKLSISEAAKLKGVSVSTLRRWEAEGILIPERTANGHRRYDLNQLLGVKKALSFTIGYARVSSHEQKDDLERQIQVLELFSAQNGWQIEIIKDLGSGLNYSKKGLKRLITLITNNQVERLVLTHKDRLLRFGSELVFSLCEIFGTEVVIINRTEDSSFEEDLANDVLEIITVFSARLYGSRSHKNRKLVEELRDATRQL; encoded by the coding sequence ATGAGTAAATTATCTATTTCTGAAGCGGCAAAACTAAAGGGTGTTAGCGTCTCAACTCTAAGAAGATGGGAAGCAGAGGGGATTTTGATTCCTGAACGTACTGCCAATGGTCATAGACGATATGACTTAAATCAACTTTTAGGTGTCAAAAAAGCACTATCTTTTACGATAGGTTATGCCCGTGTTTCTAGTCATGAGCAAAAAGATGATTTAGAACGACAAATCCAAGTTTTAGAATTATTTTCTGCCCAAAATGGTTGGCAAATTGAAATTATTAAAGATTTGGGTAGTGGTTTAAACTACTCTAAAAAAGGTCTCAAAAGATTAATAACTTTAATCACGAATAATCAAGTCGAAAGATTGGTTTTAACTCATAAAGATAGATTATTAAGATTTGGTAGTGAATTGGTTTTTAGTCTTTGTGAAATTTTTGGCACTGAAGTAGTTATAATTAATCGAACAGAAGATTCTTCTTTTGAAGAAGATTTAGCGAATGATGTGTTAGAAATTATCACTGTTTTTAGTGCTAGGTTATATGGTTCAAGAAGTCATAAAAATCGTAAGTTAGTGGAGGAATTAAGAGATGCCACTCGTCAGCTTTAA
- a CDS encoding RNA-guided endonuclease InsQ/TnpB family protein → MPLVSFKTELKPNNKQKILFAKHAGVARHAYNWGLATCFQALEKGEKLLTAIDLHKRLVAEVKSKYEWYYEVSKCSPQQALRNLSTAFKNWWVHKYTKKPRFKKKGHHDSFYLDGSIKISGNRFRLPRIGWVNVHENLPCVTPKNVTISRHADRWFISFKYELDKQNTPKIRERIGVDIGINSLATCSDGTVVKNRKAYRKHKRKLARLQRNLARKQKGSKNRKKAKLKLARQHKKVVQIRKDTIHKLTSWLAKNHREIVIENLNVSGMLKNHRLASAIANCGFYEFRRQLEYKTEWYGSKLIIAHRFYPSSQLCSNCQNRQKISLSKRVYECENCSLKIDRDLNASINLELYPTTDSLSGSKACGESDQLNSKSVKDSVKQEVNIHPMKSGNLTN, encoded by the coding sequence ATGCCACTCGTCAGCTTTAAGACTGAATTAAAACCTAATAACAAACAAAAAATTCTCTTTGCTAAACACGCTGGGGTGGCACGTCATGCCTATAATTGGGGTCTTGCCACTTGTTTTCAAGCATTAGAAAAAGGAGAGAAATTACTTACAGCTATTGATTTACATAAACGATTGGTTGCGGAGGTAAAAAGTAAATACGAATGGTATTATGAGGTTTCAAAATGTAGCCCTCAACAAGCCTTGAGAAATCTGTCCACTGCCTTTAAAAACTGGTGGGTTCATAAGTATACTAAAAAACCAAGATTTAAGAAAAAAGGACACCATGATAGTTTCTATTTAGATGGTTCAATTAAAATTAGTGGTAATCGTTTTAGACTACCAAGAATAGGATGGGTTAATGTTCATGAAAATTTACCTTGTGTTACTCCTAAAAATGTCACAATTTCTCGTCATGCAGATAGATGGTTTATCTCTTTTAAATACGAGTTAGATAAGCAAAATACTCCCAAAATAAGAGAAAGAATAGGAGTAGATATTGGCATTAATTCTTTGGCAACTTGTAGTGATGGTACAGTAGTTAAAAATAGAAAAGCCTACCGTAAACATAAACGCAAATTAGCAAGATTGCAAAGAAATTTAGCTCGAAAACAAAAAGGAAGTAAAAATCGTAAAAAAGCTAAATTAAAATTGGCTAGACAACATAAAAAAGTAGTCCAAATAAGAAAAGATACTATTCATAAATTAACATCATGGTTAGCTAAAAACCACAGGGAAATTGTGATTGAGAATTTGAATGTGTCAGGAATGCTTAAAAATCATCGTCTTGCCAGTGCCATAGCGAATTGTGGCTTTTATGAATTTAGAAGACAGTTAGAATATAAAACAGAATGGTATGGGTCAAAATTAATCATTGCCCATAGATTTTACCCCTCATCTCAGTTATGTTCAAACTGTCAAAATAGACAAAAAATATCTCTTTCTAAAAGAGTTTATGAGTGTGAAAATTGTAGTCTAAAAATTGATCGTGATTTGAACGCTAGTATCAATTTGGAGTTATATCCAACTACCGATAGCTTGTCGGGAAGTAAAGCCTGTGGAGAATCAGACCAACTTAATAGCAAGTCTGTTAAGGATTCGGTGAAGCAGGAAGTGAACATCCATCCCATGAAGAGTGGGAACTTGACTAATTGA
- a CDS encoding TolB family protein — MVGGCGSSSVSVVSNALNSRYNDEQPAISGDGRWLAMVSNRYGRREILLFDLQQRSLVDLPGLNKDGAIADSPSISRTGRYLVYLSSIQGRPDIFLYDRATRQNQLITQGYRSWLRNPRISPDGRYIIFETARRGQWDIEVIDLGPNIELDEPDGLISQPQ, encoded by the coding sequence ATGGTGGGTGGTTGTGGCTCTAGTAGTGTTTCGGTGGTTTCCAATGCCCTCAATAGCCGTTACAATGACGAACAACCTGCCATCAGTGGGGATGGACGTTGGTTAGCTATGGTTTCTAATCGTTATGGACGCAGGGAAATTCTTCTGTTTGATTTACAACAACGCTCCCTTGTGGATTTACCTGGATTAAACAAAGACGGTGCGATCGCCGATAGTCCTAGTATCAGTAGAACAGGTCGTTATCTGGTTTATCTTTCTAGTATTCAAGGGCGTCCTGATATTTTCCTTTACGACCGAGCCACCCGCCAAAATCAACTAATTACCCAAGGTTATCGCAGTTGGTTAAGAAATCCTCGCATTAGTCCCGATGGACGTTATATCATCTTTGAAACTGCCCGTAGGGGACAATGGGATATAGAGGTCATTGATTTAGGTCCGAATATTGAATTAGATGAACCTGATGGCTTAATTTCTCAACCTCAGTAG